The nucleotide sequence TGGCTAACGGCTTTACTCATGATCAATTTAATCGGAATCGGATCGAATTTAGATAACTCCAGCATCGGGATCGCTTATGGAGCGGAGAACGTCCGTTTTCCTCATAAAGTCAATCTCGTCGTCAACGCGGTCGGTTTTGTCACCGCGCTGATCGGAACGTATGCGGGAGTGTCCGTTTCCCATGTTATTTCTCGGCAAATCGCGGCGCTGTGTTCCTGCATTGTGCTGTGCGCGCTCGGTTGTTTCATCGTATATGCGAATTATCTGCATCCCGTCATTACCCGAAAGAAAAAAAGCATCCATCTGCAAACGCCGGGAATTCGCGACGGCATTCTTTGGGGACTGGGACTTTCCTTTACGAATATCGTCAGCGGATTTGGCGCCGCCGTTGCAGATATCGCAAATCTTTGGGGGATTATTCTCAGCATAACCGTTTGGGGATATCTCCTGATTTGGTTCGGCAATGTGGTGGGTACCGGGATGATCGCGAGATGGCTCGGCAAATATTCA is from Ferviditalea candida and encodes:
- a CDS encoding manganese efflux pump MntP, yielding WLTALLMINLIGIGSNLDNSSIGIAYGAENVRFPHKVNLVVNAVGFVTALIGTYAGVSVSHVISRQIAALCSCIVLCALGCFIVYANYLHPVITRKKKSIHLQTPGIRDGILWGLGLSFTNIVSGFGAAVADIANLWGIILSITVWGYLLIWFGNVVGTGMIARWLGKYSSALSGLLLIAIGVKQIL